In a single window of the Gadus chalcogrammus isolate NIFS_2021 chromosome 20, NIFS_Gcha_1.0, whole genome shotgun sequence genome:
- the LOC130373386 gene encoding uncharacterized protein LOC130373386 isoform X3, which produces MAGKNLILEGLTVDLDDQIKSKLALYFKNKRRSGGEISELRADPTDERRVVLVYVDDKDRNEVLSRKTHQVDLKGSLGVVTLHVTLPQDVKPEPVLSSEEDFVCNDEAKEDAALLRVTSERRRESLEMFFEQCIKDPILRKHGKNTWILQMSNKSDMESVCASNPQQYGISVDVYEGKEEEDLVDRRRYVLSGLDDCCPSDTISMYIHSCSQRAEHSWEAVGGDSIVVTFKEDIDGCQFMTKCFTKRFNNKKIEACRLELTKSVIVQGDMSQISEEFLTLYFSNKMRSGGDIIKFCVHVNQNKSIVITFEDWKVAQRVAERKHTVMEKVLVAQLFYPDLQWVLTGQTHLQDNFSTDIAIPVTPDLLSFINRNEIFREELTSALQRVQAIVSFNIISKHPQLELKMSMNKYSLGHFRHGPSWETNARREVQTHLEKYIVEHIPMKAEVWQRVKGSCPEVNVATALISFKICSSELLVVGRWEEVETLVKEIKSKMEKASDELHVVKNTIEKEIQFDSKEMLDLTLDLIRDELVNVDLSKNNEHFTIHLKGLSEKVEMAETLIQKVQDTLTSKKLDSSQNLGKFLQSLDLTKFQNDHFSLDNIVAVVICGKESVTVLAKKGDIIRAENKLKEVIKQEALSISGEYNKEKFGEQWKTFNAELKKELDATQNSQNVLIEFSEDKIKLCGFRSVVDIVIAKVKGCLENKKVVTKDIHLKTLQEVEFVESFMNLPADPQLKALGVTVLPCRSPQSPYLKVTATSDHIKEAIHVVKSHIKTIATRKYMYSKAGEAKILKDNISLLKMQAKGLCCNLKLSEQNIPQRFSYYLKGGVTLTLSQGNIAKQTSDILICPLVNTSFNNPVAQQFLKNGGPEIKNAIVRLERLKQSFVTGDVIMTIVGTLKSKRLIYAAIPVWGKSYSDLNSTHLVTAVLQSLLKGANHQCGSLGMPALGCGTFGCPVKDSCEAIMKGISGFIGLGCGSMTTIHLTESDPKTVEGFKSALESLGYHPTDPTKTKIPLIPSSPVIGRVSVILKKADITKENVDVIVNSSNQNLDLNTGVSGDILKAAGQSLVDECKIHGPQAVGNVVLTGGGNLNCEHIAHIAAPQKITASILQVLQLCESKKAATVSVPTIGTGKGGCLPEDSAKAILQGLRQHIFCTPLSSLKTIFVVAYEDRTYESIKKYFNKPRYSKTFRDGIQMMAVPVALPLNQVKIKSALIELKQGNITAETVKAIVNSTNEDVNLKNGVSGAILNAAGSAVEVECVKIRPLRGNDAGVTSGGSLLCDFIIHIVGPKSLEQAVERVKNVLKHCEDKNIPSVSFPAIGTGGGGMKFKESVAALLSGIEDHFSEHKFSALKQIFLVVDQVKAMKECQQVLLSWTQVTQDLCDDDDSSNDSSGDDDNSGATTAEMFIGRVKVKLFCGDITKEKTDAIVSSTNASLNLNSGVSGAILNAAGQAVVDECNNLGNQPGDGVVITKPGNLTAKHIIHMVGQTKVKDIISSMLKVFKMCEDHKIHSVSFPALSTGAGKLCAVDVGNAMVTAVEEHIKMTKTPSLKDVHIVIFQTNMFQDFRKSLKKCKIVTPTVKRVTAQVKISAPQGGAVAPTQQPSMCLAGACGDVSFPKVKVEVLGCCSSDLANVKKLVDDLVTKEWKLHHISSPYLALLFPSEKQAIVALSRSLQVCVSVSAPDKATMSGKEADVLTMVLHIEKDLQKAKERATRQEEEKRLWKTVRWEVCDREAWAELDQSVSLDLEHALHKKVPSISYTLQNQTYTVNLEKMEQTDRNGTIARIKRTLKAGSEIAVIEPPRNWDRMDYKTLEIVDLPPTSEQYKRVQANFLQTSKDPNKATSATFTVVKIQRIQSKDQWQRYAVKKQMLDKKYPQNTNEMDLYHGTTAVICLKVNSNGFNRSFCGRNATVYGNGTYFAKQSWYSCNDTYSNPDAQGLKYMYQARVLVGKPCLGTPGMVEPAPLDPSNPYSGLHDCAVDNVQNPFIYVVFSDAGVYPDYLISFKAS; this is translated from the exons ATCGAAATGAAGTTTTGTCGAGAAAGACTCATCAAGTTGATCTCAAAGGGTCACTGGGGGTAGTAACACTGCACGTTACACTGCCACAGGATGTCAAGCCAGAG CCTGTGTTATCTTCTGAAGAAG ACTTCGTCTGCAATGACGAGGCAAAGGAAGACGCGGCACTACTGCGTGTCACCAGTGAGCGACGCCGGGAGTCCCTCGAGATGTTCTTTGAACAGTGTATCAAAGATCCTATTCTTAGAAAACATGGGAAAAACACATGGATCCTACAAATGTCAAATAAATCAG acatggaaagtgtgtgtgccaGCAATCCGCAGCAGTATGGCATATCGGTGGATGTGTAcgaaggaaaggaggaggaagacttgGTGGACAGACGACGGTATGTCCTCAGCGGCTTGGACGACTGCTGCCCCTCCGACACCATCTCCATGTACATCCACAGCTGCAGCCAACGGGCGGAGCACAGCTGGGAGGCTGTGGGTGGAGACAGCATCGTGGTGACCTTCAAAGAGGACATAG atGGGTGCCAATTCATGACAAAATGTTTCACCAAGAGGTTTAACAACAAAAAGATTGAGGCCTGTCGTTTGGAACTGACCAAATCTGTTATTGTACAAGGAGACATGAGTCAAATTTCTGAAGAATTCCTTACACTGTATTTCTCCAACAAAATGAGGAGTGGAGGGGACATAATTAAATTTTGTGTCCATGtcaaccaaaacaaaagcattGTAATTACCTTTGAAGACTGGAAGG TTGCTCAGAGGGTGGCTGAACGCAAACACACTGTGATGGAAAAAGTGCTTGTTGCACAACTCTTCTACCCTGACCTCCAGTGGGTTTTGACAGGACAAACACACCTCCAGGACAATTTCTCAACTGATATTGCCATCCCAGTCACACCTGACCTCCTGAGTTTTATCAATCGCAATGAGATCTTTCGAGAGGAGCTCACATCTGCGCTTCAAAGGGTCCAGGCAATAGTTTCCTTCAACATTATCTCCAAACACCCACAATTAGAGCTGAAGATGTCAATGAACAAGTATTCCCTCGGTCATTTCCGGCATGGCCCCTCCTGGGAGACTAATGCTCGAAGAGAGGTTCAGACTCACTTGGAGAAGTACATTGTGGAGCACATCCCAATGAAGGCTGAGGTCTGGCAGAGAGTTAAGGGTAGTTGTCCCGAAGTCAATGTGGCTACCGCCCTCATCTCCTTTAAAATCTGCTCCTCAGAGTTATTGGTTGTCGGGAGATGGGAGGAAGTAGAGACACTTGTGAAGGAGATCAAGAGCAAGATGGAAAAGGCCAGTGATGAGCTCCATGTAGTGAAAAACACCATAGAGAAAGAGATCCAATTCGACTCCAAAGAAATGTTAGACCTCACGTTGGATCTTATTAGGGATGAATTGGTAAATGTGGACCTATCCAAAAATAATGAACACTTTACCATACATCTTAAGGGGCTCAGTGAAAAGGTGGAAATGGCAGAAACCCTAATCCAAAAAGTCCAAGATACTTTGACTTCCAAAAAGCTTGATTCTTCCCAAAACCTTGGAAAGTTTTTGCAGTCCCTTGACTTAACGAAGTTCCAAAACGATCACTTTTCTCTTGACAACATTGTCGCTGTTGTGATCTGTGGCAAGGAGTCTGTCACAGTTCTCGCTAAGAAGGGAGACATTATCAGGGCTGAAAATAAACTGAAGGAGGTAATCAAGCAAGAAGCTCTTTCTATTTCCGGGGAGTACAACAAGGAAAAATTTGGTGAGCAATGGAAAACCTTTAATGCGGAACTCAAAAAGGAACTTGACGCTACTCAGAACTCTCAAAATGTTCTCATTGAGTTTTCAGAGGACAAAATTAAATTATGTGGATTCCGTTCTGTGGTCGACATTGTCATTGCCAAGGTTAAGGGTTGTCTTGAGAACAAGAAAGTAGTGACAAAAGACATCCATCTGAAAACGCTGCAGGAGGTTGAATTTGTTGAGTCTTTCATGAATCTCCCAGCGGATCCTCAGCTCAAAGCCTTGGGGGTCACCGTTTTGCCCTGCCGATCTCCACAATCTCCATATCTCAAAGTCACAGCTACAAGTGATCATATCAAAGAGGCCATACATGTGGTGAAAAGTCACATCAAAACAATAGCAACCAGAAAGTACATGTACTCAAAAGCTGGTGAGGCAAAGATCCTGAAAGATAATATCTCTTTACTCAAGATGCAGGCGAAAGGCTTGTGCTGCAATCTCAAACTATCAGAACAAAATATCCCTCAGCGGTTCAGCTATTATCTTAAGGGCGGTGTGACATTGACACTTTCTCAGGGTAATATTGCCAAACAGACTTCAGACATTTTAATTTGTCCACTAGTCAACACGTCCTTCAACAATCCTGTTGCACAGCAATTTCTGAAAAATGGAGGACCTGAGATTAAAAATGCTATCGTTCGACTTGAAAGGTTGAAGCAGAGTTTTGTCACGGGAGATGTGATCATGACCATTGTGGGCACTCTAAAGTCCAAAAGGCTCATATATGCAGCAATCCCAGTTTGGGGAAAAAGCTATTCAGATCTGAACTCCACACACCTTGTGACAGCAGTCTTGCAAAGTCTTTTGAAGGGTGCCAACCACCAGTGTGGCTCTTTGGGCATGCCAGCACTAGGATGTGGAACTTTTGGATGTCCAGTAAAAGACAGCTGTGAAGCAATAATGAAGGGAATAAGTGGCTTCATTGGTTTGGGTTGTGGATCAATGACCACCATTCATCTGACTGAGTCTGATCCCAAAACAGTTGAAGGATTTAAATCTGCCCTTGAAAGCTTG GGTTACCATCCAACAGATCCCACCAAAACCAAGATACCACTCATTCCTTCCTCACCTG TGATTGGAAGAGTCTCTGTGATCTTGAAGAAGGCAGACATCACTAAGGAAAATGTAGATGTCATCGTGAATTCAAGCAACCAGAATCTAGATCTGAACACTGGTGTGTCTGGGGACATCCTTAAGGCAGCTGGACAATCTTTGGTGGATGAATGCAAAATACATG GTCCCCAGGCTGTTGGCAATGTTGTGCTCACAGGTGGTGGAAACCTGAACTGTGAACATATCGCTCATATTGCTGCACCTCAAAAGATAACTGCATCTATACTGCAGGTCCTTCAGCTGTGTGAAAGCAAGAAAGCTGCCACTGTGTCTGTTCCTACCATTGGCACAG GAAAAGGTGGCTGTCTCCCTGAGGATTCTGCGAAGGCCATTCTACAGGGTTTGAGACAACATATATTTTGCACTCCCTTATCCAGCCTTAAAACGATCTTTGTAGTGGCCTATGAAGACCGGACTTATGAAAGCATAAAGAAGTATTTCAACAAGCCGAGATATAGTAAAACCTTCAGGGACGGCATACAA ATGATGGCTGTACCGGTTGCACTACCTCTGAATCAAG TTAAGATCAAGAGTGCCTTGATTGAACTGAAGCAAGGAAACATAACTGCAGAAACTGTGAAAGCCATTGTCAACAGTACAAATGAGGATGTGAACTTAAAAAATG GTGTGTCTGGGGCCATTTTGAATGCTGCTGGATCTGCAGTTGAAGTTGAGTGTGTCAAAATTC GACCCCTGAGGGGCAACGATGCAGGAGTGACCAGCGGAGGAAGCCTGCTGTGTGACTTCATCATCCACATAGTAGGCCCGAAAAGTTTGGAGCAGGCTGTTGAGCGTGTGAAGAATGTGCTGAAGCACTGTGAGGATAAAAATATCCCCTCCGTGTCATTCCCTGCCATTGGAACTG GCGGTGGTGGAATGAAATTCAAAGAATCTGTTGCCGCCCTGCTGTCTGGCATAGAAGACCATTTTTCAGAGCATAAATTCAGTGCTCTGAAGCAGATCTTCCTAGTGGTTGACCAGGTCAAGGCCATGAAAGAGTGTCAGCAGGTCCTCCTTTCCTGGACACAGGTGACACAA GATCTGTGTGATGATGACGACAGCAGTAATGACTCTTCCGGTGACGATGATAATTCAGGAG CGACCACTGCTGAAATGTTCATTGGGCGGGTGAAAGTGAAACTGTTTTGTGGTGACATAACAAAGGAAAAAACGGATGCTATCGTCAGTAGTACCAACGCTAGCCTGAATCTAAATTCAG GTGTGTCAGGAGCTATTCTCAACGCAGCTGGACAAGCAGTGgttgatgaatgcaacaatttaG GTAATCAACCTGGTGATGGTGTGGTCATCACCAAACCTGGCAACCTTACAGCAAAACACATCATTCACATGGTAGGCCAGACCAAGGTGAAAGACATTATCAGCTCCATGCTCAAGGTCTTCAAGATGTGCGAGGACCATAAAATCCACTCGGTTTCCTTTCCAGCACTTAgcacag GTGCTGGAAAACTGTGTGCTGTGGATGTTGGCAATGCAATGGTCACTGCAGTAGAAGAACACATAAAAATGACCAAAACACCGTCCCTTAAGGATGTCCATATAGTGATTTTCCAAACCAACATGTTCCAGGATTTTCGGAAGAGCTTGAAGAAATGTAAGATAGTGACACCAACGGTTAAAAGAGTGACAGCACAGG TAAAAATAAGTGCCCCCCAGGGAGGAGCTGTGGCTCCTACCCAGCAGCCTTCCATGTGTCTGGCAGGTGCCTGCGGGGATGTGTCCTTCCCCAAAGTGAAGGTTGAGGTTCTTGGCTGCTGTTCGAGTGACCTGGCAAACGTCAAAAAACTTGTGGATGATTTGGTGACGAAAGAGTGGAAGCTGCACCACATCAGCTCCCCCTACCTGGCCCTTCTCTTCCCCTCAGAGAAACAGGCCATCGTGGCTCTCAGCCGGAGCCTCCaggtgtgcgtcagtgtgtcgGCCCCGGACAAGGCGACCATGTCTGGGAAGGAGGCCGACGTCCTGACCATGGTTCTCCATATCGAGAAGGATCTGCAAAAGGCCAAGGAGCGTGCGACCCGgcaggaagaagagaagaggcTGTGGAAAACGGTGCGCTGGGAGGTCTGCGACAGGGAGGCCTGGGCAGAACTGGACCAATCTGTCAGTTTAGATCTTGAGCACGCCTTGCATAAGAAAGTGCCGAGCATCAGCTACACCCTGCAGAACCAGACCTACACTGTGAACCTGGAGAAGATGGAGCAGACCGACAGGAATGGAACCATTGCTAGAATAAAGAGGACCCTCAAGGCTGGTTCTGAAATAG CTGTCATAGAGCCACCAAGGAATTGGGACAGGATGGATTACAAAACTCTGGAAATAGTGGATCTGCCTCCAACCTCCGAACAGTACAAACGGGTTCAGGCAAATTTCCTGCAAACATCCAAAGATCCCAATAAGGCCACCTCTGCAACATTTACAGTTGTCAAG ATCCAGAGGATTCAGAGCAAAGACCAATGGCAGAGATACGCTGTGAAAAAACAGATGCTTGATAAGAAATATCCCCAGAACACGAATGAGATGGACCTTTACCACGGCACTACAGCTGTGATCTGCCTTAAGGTCAACAGCAATGGCTTCAACAGAAGCTTCTGTGGAAGAAACG CTACTGTTTACGGCAACGGAACCTATTTTGCCAAGCAATCCTGGTACTCATGCAACGACACATACTCTAACCCAGACGCCCAGGGGCTGAAGTACATGTACCAGGCTCGGGTGCTGGTGGGGAAGCCCTGCCTGGGGACTCCTGGCATGGTGGAGCCAGCCCCCCTGGACCCCAGTAACCCCTACTCCGGCCTCCACGACTGTGCAGTAGATAACGTCCAGAACCCCTTCATTTATGTGGTGTTCAGCGATGCAGGGGTATACCCCGATTACCTCATCAGCTTCAAGGCTTCTTGA